In Drosophila busckii strain San Diego stock center, stock number 13000-0081.31 chromosome 3R, ASM1175060v1, whole genome shotgun sequence, the sequence CGCAGTTGAACTTTAGATACACTTTCAATAAGGaactgcagcaaataaacGCATGACAGCGTTCGataatgaaattcatttatgAATTTCTgtagaaagaaagaaataaatgctttagctttaataatttcaaagttCAGATGAACGttcagacagacaaacaactCAATATACTCACTATATACAACTGTTTAATATATAGTCAAGCCTATACTTTGTCCGCTACTTAGTCTATgccacatttttttataaaaatctcAGTGTATGCAAACAAacgctaataaaataaaaacaaagaatatATAAGcgcatattttgcatatgatttgagtataaaaaaaatctaaaactgACACTGACGCTGCCAAAAGTCAACATTGCGTATGCTGAATTTTtacgttttaaatattttataatgcgCTTGCAGTGCGCAACGCAACgcacttttatataaaacagaGCAACTAGCAATTTGTAAGCGTTTGACATGAATCACATTGGCCCTGGCAGCTTAGACAAATATATTCACGTGcactaaatgttaaatgttcatatttttataagtagGATATAGAAAAATGTTTCGCGTGTAAGTAGTGCCCATTTTGTGCCTTGATTAACTAAACAGTTTAAACTAATTGCAGGCATGCCAACACTTGCAAGCGTCAGCTGTTCAGTTGCAAATTTTTGGGCAAATGTCTTTATGATAAATTTGTGCAGTGCTCGAAGGCAGCTGAGCACACAACTATGCTAAGCCGCAGTTTTGCAGCGCAGTGCGGACCGAAAACTAAGATTGCCATCAAACTTATGCCTGCGTTTGCAAAGCCCAAGCTGAGCTACGATCAGAAGAATATGCGACTGGGACGCGAGCTGGCGCCACATCTGAAGATCTACAAGAAGCAGCTAACATCAGCGCTATCCATTCTCATACGCATAAGTGGCTGCATTTTGTGCGTGGGAGTTTGGATTATAGGCCTAAGCGGCCTGCTGTGCGATTGCTCGCTTAACGCAGTGGCCAAAGAAATGGAGCAATGCGAACTTGCTGCCAAGCTGCTAAATGTGGGCAaagtgctgctggcgctgccgctggccTATCATTTAGTGGGTGGCACGCGTCATTTGATTTGGTATTTCAATGTGTTTTTAAGCAAGCCACAGATCTATGCAACTGGCTATTTGGCCATTGTGCTGACTTTTGTGTTGGCCGCAGCGATTGCTACACTAGACTTTGGCTCAGATGAGGCGGCTAAGTTGAAGGAGCCGGAGCCTGAGCCGGCGAagaagaaataattaaattgtatgcagATAAATTTATAGTGACTGTATATACTGCTGcttttaa encodes:
- the LOC108602537 gene encoding succinate dehydrogenase cytochrome b560 subunit, mitochondrial encodes the protein MFRVHANTCKRQLFSCKFLGKCLYDKFVQCSKAAEHTTMLSRSFAAQCGPKTKIAIKLMPAFAKPKLSYDQKNMRLGRELAPHLKIYKKQLTSALSILIRISGCILCVGVWIIGLSGLLCDCSLNAVAKEMEQCELAAKLLNVGKVLLALPLAYHLVGGTRHLIWYFNVFLSKPQIYATGYLAIVLTFVLAAAIATLDFGSDEAAKLKEPEPEPAKKK